The segment CATTCCGTCGCAGGCGTGAACGGATAGCCCGTGAAGAACCGGCATCCAGCCTGGATGGCGGCCTCGACGATTGCCCGGTTACAATTCATAAAGAGCTTCTGGCCCATCTCAGCCTCCTCCAGCTAGCGGACGACTTCTTGGTACACCTCGATAATCGCCATGTCGGGACAGACTTTGGCGCAGATTTCACACCCGGTGCAATGTTCCTCATCGAACAACTCCACCACCCGGTGGTTAAGCGAGTTGCGTCGGTTCGACAGACGCAATACCTGAGGCGGGCAAAAATAGACGCAGATATCGCACCCCTTACAACGTTCGGGGTCGACCACGATCGTCCCGTGTGCTTTTGCCGTCTTCGCCATCGCTCTCAGGCCTTTCCTGGCGCTCTGACCGAATCTGGAACGACCACGGCGTCTCCCCAGAGGTGGAAGAACTCCTCGAGCGGGGGAATCTGGTCGGCGCTCGGGTACAGGATCCGGTAGCGGAAATCCGCGATCTCCTCGCCAGCGAGCCTCTCCTCGCCGTCGCGGTACGTGAACATCAGCGCCCGCGGGTCGCAGAAGTTCATGTAGAGCTGGAGCCCGGGTACGCGGAGCCGCTCGTCGGTCAGGATCCGTTCGCGGGCCTGCCTCCCCGGGACCGTCGCATAGGCGAGCCCTTCGATCCCCTTCCCCGTCGCGAACCACGGTTCCTTCTTGCCGTCCTTCATGACCAGACAGACGTGGACAGTATCGAGGCTCCCGGCGCGTTCGGGCGGTTGCATCAGGAGGACTAAGGCGATCTCCTGATAGCGTTCGCCAATCTCGCGCGCCCACTCGGTCAGCTCGGCGGGCACCAATGAATCACTCCTGGCCGGCCGGAGGTCCCGGCGGAAGGGGTGCGACCCCAGCGTGGCCTCTCAGGAGGTAGCCGTGGGCGGCCAAGTCGCCCATGATCTGGGCAACGTCTCGCGAGGACAGCCGCCCGGCCGGGTTGAACCACTGGTAGATCCAGTTCCCCATACCGAAGAGCGAAAAGGTCGCAAGCTTTGGATCGACGTCCCGGAACACGCCCGCCGCGACACCCTCGTGATACAGCTTCTCGGTGAGCTCGGTGTAAAGAAGCTTCTTGGCGTTCACCCGTTGGTGCTTTTCGGCTGAGAGTTCGCGCTTTTCCTGAAAGAACACCGTGAAGATCGGCAGGTACTCGGCGACCGTCAGGATGTTGGTCTCGAGAACCTTCGCGAACTTCTCGGCGATCGGTAGATCGGAGTTGATGACCTCGGTGAGGCGCCGGATTGCGATGTCCACCACCTCAACGTAGATCTCAGTGAGGAGCTCCTCCTTGGTCCGGATGTGGTAGTAGAGCGCCGGTTTCGTCACGCGGAGCAGCTTCGCAATGTCGTCGAGCGTCGCGCCGTGGTAGCCGCGCTGTCGAAACACCTCGGAGGCGACGCGGATGATCCGCTCGCGCGTCAGCGGCCGCCGGCTTCGGCTCCTCGGGCGTTTCGATCGCGTTCTCGGCATGACTGGTCCGCCATCACGTTGAGGGCCCATCCGCAAGTTACTTACCGATCAGTAAAGACCGATATCATCCGAACCCGCTCTTGTCAAGAAGGTGGCCTGACCGACCTTTTGTACCAGGCAGAGAGAGAGTCTACATCACAGCCAGGGACTGTGGAGGTGGCCGCGCTCGTCTGGGCCGTGAAGGAGGCCGGCAATCGCCAGCCTTTCCGCGCCGCACTCTCCACCGCGATGCCGAAGCTCCAGGCCTTGGCCCCGAGTCAAGCAGGGCGGGTGGGACTGGCGATCGAGGACGCGGTCAGCGGCTGGACCCGCGGCGCGAAGGACTACAGCGCGCTCGAGCCGCTCATCCTCGAGCTGGTCAGGGCGATCGTCAGACGAACTCGCTGCCGCGTGGCCTATCAATCGCCCGCTCGCAACCGACCGCGCACATCTCCCTTCGATCCCTACCGCTTGCTGTCCGTCCATGGCGGCCTTTACTGCGTCGGCTTCAGCCACGAGCATCGCCACGTCATCAATCTGGCCGTGGATCGCATTCACGATCTTCAGCCGACGAGCGAATCATTCGAGATCGATCCGACGTTCGATCCCAAGCGCCTCGAGGCCGAGGCTTTCGGCGTGTCGTGGGAAGACCCCATCGAGGTTGTTGTGCGATTCTCCGCCGACCAAGCGCCCTACGTGAAGGAGCGCGAGTGGCATCCCAGCCAGAGGCTCAAGGATCTGCGCGATGGCGGGGTCGAGCTTACGTTCAAGGCCGGTGGAGAGTTCGAAATCATCCGGTGGGTTCTAGGGTGGGGCGCCGCCGTTGAAGTCGTTCGCCCACTCTCGCTCCGACGGGCCGTGTCGGAGAACCTCCGCCGAGCGCTGGTGACCTACCGAAATCTCTAGGAGGCTCGCCAGATAGCGTCAGGAGACTGACGATTTTCGGAACACCCGCTCGGACTAAGCCGCTCAAAAGCTTAGATCCCGGCCAGTTACGGCTGGCTCGTGTCTTGCTCAATGAGAAGCTTGGCATGGCACGCCTGCTCCCGTCCGACATCTCGCACTTGGCCTTAGCCGGCGCCCGAGAGCCCGAGCTGGAGACCCTTCGCCAGCTCCAGGCCAAGCTGCCGGCCGCCTACACGGTCTTCCACGGGGTCCACTGGTCGCGGGAGTACAAGAGCGACATCAAGTTCGGAGAGCTCGACTTCGTCGTCGTCAACCAGGGCGGCAAGGTGCTCGTCATCGAGCAGAAGAACGGCCAGCTCGAAGAGACCGCAAACGGGCTCGTCAAGGTGTATCCGGAGCGCGCCAAGTCCGTGGGCGACCAGGTCCGGAGGGCCCTGGACGGCGTGCGAGAGAAGTTCAAGTGGGTGCACCGGAACCGGGCCGATCTGGACCTCGACTACCTCATCTACTGCCCCGACTACCGCGTCGCCGACTTGAACGCCGCCGCGCTCGACGCGAGCCGAATTGTGGACGCGCCGTCCCGCGACCGACTGGCTGAGAAGGTGGAATCCGTCTTAGGTCCGGGGACACCGTGCCCAGAGGCGGAGCGCGTCCAGAAGTTCTTCCGTCAGACGTTCGATCTCGTGCCGGACGTGCATGCCCATGTGTCCAGCCAGGAGCGGAACTTCACGCGCTTGAGCACCGAGCTGGTGAACCTCCTCCGCGGCCTCGAGATGCATCCCCTTCGCCTCCGGGTGGACGGGACCGCGGGAGCCGGCAAGACCCTCATCGCCCGGCAGTTCTTCGACGACGCCGTGGCCCGTGGCCGCCGGCCTCTCCTCGTCTGCTACAACCGTCCGCTCGCCGAGAAGCTCAAGGTGGTCGTGCAGGAGGGCGGGATGGTCGGGACGTTCCATGGCCTCTGCAACCGCTTTCTGACTGAGCGCGGGCACCGATTCGACTATGGGGAGATGAGCCGGGACCCCTCCTTCTGGCAGCGGCTGATCGAGCTGGTGCTCGGCGAGGCGATCCCCGAAGAGTGGAAGTTCGACACCCTGATCGTGGATGAGGGCCAGGACTTCGAGGAGGAGTGGGTGGACATCCTCACGCTGTTCCTGCGGGAAGACCACGAGGCGCTCTGGTTGGAGGACCGGGACCAGAACCTGAGGGAGCAGCCACTGGTCGTCCTCGACGGGTTCGTAGGCTATCGCGCGAGACGAAACTATCGGTCCCCGGAAACGAT is part of the Candidatus Rokuibacteriota bacterium genome and harbors:
- a CDS encoding 4Fe-4S binding protein, whose product is MAKTAKAHGTIVVDPERCKGCDICVYFCPPQVLRLSNRRNSLNHRVVELFDEEHCTGCEICAKVCPDMAIIEVYQEVVR
- a CDS encoding TetR/AcrR family transcriptional regulator, giving the protein MPRTRSKRPRSRSRRPLTRERIIRVASEVFRQRGYHGATLDDIAKLLRVTKPALYYHIRTKEELLTEIYVEVVDIAIRRLTEVINSDLPIAEKFAKVLETNILTVAEYLPIFTVFFQEKRELSAEKHQRVNAKKLLYTELTEKLYHEGVAAGVFRDVDPKLATFSLFGMGNWIYQWFNPAGRLSSRDVAQIMGDLAAHGYLLRGHAGVAPLPPGPPAGQE
- a CDS encoding WYL domain-containing protein; the protein is MAALVWAVKEAGNRQPFRAALSTAMPKLQALAPSQAGRVGLAIEDAVSGWTRGAKDYSALEPLILELVRAIVRRTRCRVAYQSPARNRPRTSPFDPYRLLSVHGGLYCVGFSHEHRHVINLAVDRIHDLQPTSESFEIDPTFDPKRLEAEAFGVSWEDPIEVVVRFSADQAPYVKEREWHPSQRLKDLRDGGVELTFKAGGEFEIIRWVLGWGAAVEVVRPLSLRRAVSENLRRALVTYRNL
- a CDS encoding NERD domain-containing protein; the encoded protein is MARLLPSDISHLALAGAREPELETLRQLQAKLPAAYTVFHGVHWSREYKSDIKFGELDFVVVNQGGKVLVIEQKNGQLEETANGLVKVYPERAKSVGDQVRRALDGVREKFKWVHRNRADLDLDYLIYCPDYRVADLNAAALDASRIVDAPSRDRLAEKVESVLGPGTPCPEAERVQKFFRQTFDLVPDVHAHVSSQERNFTRLSTELVNLLRGLEMHPLRLRVDGTAGAGKTLIARQFFDDAVARGRRPLLVCYNRPLAEKLKVVVQEGGMVGTFHGLCNRFLTERGHRFDYGEMSRDPSFWQRLIELVLGEAIPEEWKFDTLIVDEGQDFEEEWVDILTLFLREDHEALWLEDRDQNLREQPLVVLDGFVGYRARRNYRSPETIARFIRRTLPFKFECANDLPGLGVGVTTYSSPADQPDLVGKIINRLLEQGFTHDDIVILTLHGAANSVFSARDRVGGYPLRRFTGDYDLVGNQVLTPGKILFESVGRFKGQQAPAIVLVDIDPTPERLEHLEKVMFAGMTRATVRLEAVVKAGNPLNERFLASGVAG